Proteins encoded in a region of the Cystobacter fuscus DSM 2262 genome:
- a CDS encoding dihydrofolate reductase family protein, translated as MGLLTFSINVTLDGCVDHQEGIADDETHAFFTRLMDEGGAMLWGRVTYEMMESYWPAVARGDESAPPAMREWALKLEDKPKYVVSSTRKDFPWTNSHHIAGDLRTAVQKLKDATPSGVLLGSGKLATELDRLDLIDEYKFLVHPRIAGHGPTLYQNGLPSTRRLELVSAKPLRCGAVAMHYRRALTPAQA; from the coding sequence ATGGGACTCTTGACCTTCAGCATCAACGTCACCCTGGACGGCTGCGTCGACCACCAGGAGGGAATCGCCGACGACGAGACACACGCCTTCTTCACCCGCCTCATGGACGAGGGCGGGGCGATGCTGTGGGGCCGCGTCACCTACGAGATGATGGAGAGCTATTGGCCGGCGGTCGCCCGGGGCGATGAGTCGGCGCCGCCAGCGATGCGCGAGTGGGCGCTCAAGCTGGAGGACAAGCCAAAGTACGTGGTGTCGTCGACGCGAAAGGACTTCCCGTGGACCAATAGCCACCACATCGCCGGCGACTTACGCACGGCTGTGCAGAAGCTCAAGGATGCAACCCCGTCCGGCGTGCTCCTCGGTAGCGGCAAGCTCGCGACCGAGCTGGACCGACTGGATCTGATCGACGAGTACAAGTTCCTCGTCCACCCCAGGATCGCCGGCCACGGCCCGACCCTGTACCAGAACGGGCTGCCCAGCACACGACGGCTCGAGCTGGTCTCGGCGAAGCCGCTCCGCTGCGGCGCGGTCGCCATGCACTACCGGCGCGCGCTGACCCCAGCACAAGCTTGA
- a CDS encoding transposase, whose product MGWPLRMFQEEGLYFVTSRCFQGRLLLRPGAEVNEVVGGVLARAVQQSAGTVRLHAFTFASNHFHLLVWARGAALASFMQYLRANLSKKVGKLVDWSGGFWERRYSAEPVLDDTALVGRLRYVLAHGVKEGLVERSAEWPGLTCLPQLLGPARRLFRWFNWTKRWSKRGSEELAVGEGRFAE is encoded by the coding sequence ATGGGCTGGCCGTTGAGGATGTTCCAGGAGGAGGGGCTCTATTTCGTCACGTCCAGGTGTTTCCAGGGCCGGCTGTTGCTGCGTCCTGGCGCGGAGGTGAACGAGGTGGTGGGAGGGGTGCTGGCGCGAGCCGTCCAGCAGAGCGCGGGCACCGTCCGGCTGCACGCCTTCACCTTCGCTTCCAACCACTTCCACTTGCTGGTGTGGGCACGCGGTGCCGCGCTCGCCTCCTTCATGCAGTACCTGAGAGCCAACCTCTCCAAGAAGGTGGGGAAGTTGGTGGACTGGAGTGGCGGCTTCTGGGAGAGGCGCTACTCGGCGGAGCCGGTGCTGGACGACACGGCACTGGTGGGCCGGCTGCGTTACGTGCTGGCCCACGGGGTGAAGGAGGGGCTGGTGGAGCGGAGCGCCGAATGGCCGGGCCTGACGTGTCTGCCGCAGTTGCTGGGGCCGGCGCGGCGGCTGTTCCGGTGGTTCAACTGGACGAAGCGCTGGAGCAAACGGGGAAGCGAGGAGCTGGCAGTGGGGGAGGGGCGCTTCGCCGAGG